Proteins from a single region of Chryseobacterium sp. T16E-39:
- a CDS encoding acyltransferase family protein yields MKKKLNLINVLNPYSLFSKELNTDRIFGLDILRAFAIIVVIMDHGKFMFPRKIVELHQYVQFDGVTVFFVLSGLLIGKILIKQMEHDKVSFRLLLDFWIRRWFRTLPTYFLILSVVMVCYSIKDASFAFVKMSRYYFFCQNFFHISHLYFPEAWSLSVEEWFYFMIPALIFLFILVFKLKPKISILIVVFIVLCSVTFLRYTIFLDHDEEKARTFHHIVIFRLDSIMYGVIGAYINYYCLKYWNLIPGYLFLAGIGIFVLQKYFSLNNIFPDLTGAYKVIFEFSLTSLGTLMLLPYLTTLKNRKCNMGKIITIISILSYSMYLTHMTLIKDMILYSIPWTSFTTNYNIIIPVMYSLYWGITLLLSIIIYQFYESPMTRLRDQFSLVQRPEKATT; encoded by the coding sequence ATGAAAAAAAAACTAAACCTGATTAATGTACTTAATCCCTATTCGTTATTTTCAAAAGAATTAAACACTGACCGAATCTTCGGATTGGATATTTTGCGGGCCTTTGCAATTATTGTCGTGATTATGGATCATGGAAAGTTTATGTTTCCCAGAAAGATTGTAGAATTACATCAATATGTACAGTTCGATGGAGTAACCGTTTTTTTTGTACTTAGTGGATTATTAATTGGTAAGATTTTAATTAAACAAATGGAACATGATAAAGTCAGTTTTAGGCTATTATTGGATTTTTGGATTAGAAGATGGTTTCGCACTTTACCTACCTATTTCCTGATATTATCTGTTGTAATGGTTTGTTATAGCATTAAAGATGCATCATTTGCATTTGTTAAAATGAGTAGATACTATTTCTTTTGTCAGAATTTTTTTCACATCTCCCATTTGTATTTTCCTGAAGCCTGGAGTTTAAGTGTGGAGGAATGGTTCTATTTCATGATACCGGCCCTTATTTTTTTGTTCATCCTAGTTTTTAAATTAAAACCTAAAATTTCGATTCTTATTGTTGTATTTATTGTATTATGTAGTGTTACTTTTTTAAGATATACTATTTTCCTGGATCATGATGAAGAAAAGGCCCGGACATTTCATCATATCGTTATTTTCAGACTGGACAGCATTATGTATGGGGTTATAGGAGCCTATATCAATTATTATTGCTTGAAATACTGGAATTTAATTCCTGGTTATTTATTTTTAGCAGGAATAGGAATATTTGTACTCCAAAAATATTTCTCTCTGAACAATATATTCCCGGATCTGACTGGTGCATATAAAGTTATTTTTGAATTTAGCCTTACCTCTTTAGGTACTTTAATGCTACTTCCTTACTTAACGACTTTAAAAAACAGAAAATGCAATATGGGGAAAATAATTACGATCATCAGTATATTATCTTATTCCATGTATCTTACCCATATGACTTTAATAAAGGATATGATTCTCTACAGCATTCCGTGGACGAGTTTTACTACAAATTATAATATAATAATTCCTGTTATGTATTCTCTGTACTGGGGAATCACCTTGTTGCTATCCATTATTATCTATCAATTTTATGAATCACCCATGACCAGGCTTCGGGATCAGTTTAGTTTGGTCCAAAGGCCTGAAAAAGCTACCACTTAA
- a CDS encoding helix-turn-helix domain-containing protein, with the protein MKSIPTHQLQDRTDKGFIIFPFTHEQIDNQKSELMGAHRDDHYIFFIMLKGSASTLVDFEEKTIHANQLYYILPEQIHYRIRSTDGNGWYIAVDPSLIETSCRNAFERWLGFPEPVDLIPNDIEDYNDLLTILHRRTMDPSPDSQNLNILYALLHSFFEMAAATVQTSKDSDGNISRAAELSFRFKKLLNKHIKRYKSPSDYAGMLHISEPYLNESLNKYTGSSVSFWIKYKIVMEAKQLLYFSNLNVKQIANDLGFENHSYFSRFFAKETGMTALEFRKSFRNSNPVLS; encoded by the coding sequence ATGAAAAGTATCCCAACCCATCAATTACAGGATAGAACCGATAAGGGTTTTATTATTTTCCCATTTACTCACGAGCAAATCGATAATCAGAAGTCTGAATTAATGGGGGCGCATCGTGATGATCACTATATTTTCTTTATTATGCTAAAAGGCTCGGCATCCACTCTGGTTGATTTTGAAGAAAAGACCATTCATGCCAACCAGCTTTATTATATTTTACCGGAACAGATCCATTACCGCATCCGATCTACTGATGGCAATGGCTGGTATATTGCTGTAGATCCATCATTAATAGAAACGTCATGTCGAAATGCTTTTGAAAGATGGCTTGGTTTTCCGGAACCTGTTGATCTGATTCCTAATGATATCGAAGATTATAATGACTTACTTACAATTTTACACCGGAGAACAATGGATCCTTCTCCGGATAGTCAGAATTTAAATATACTCTATGCCTTACTCCACTCCTTCTTTGAAATGGCTGCAGCAACAGTTCAAACTTCAAAAGATTCTGATGGAAACATTTCAAGAGCTGCAGAACTATCATTCAGATTTAAAAAACTTTTGAACAAACATATCAAAAGATATAAAAGTCCATCTGATTATGCAGGAATGCTTCATATTTCAGAACCTTACCTTAATGAGTCTTTAAACAAATATACCGGTTCTTCTGTTTCATTCTGGATCAAGTACAAAATCGTTATGGAAGCAAAACAACTACTCTATTTTAGCAACCTGAATGTAAAACAGATTGCAAACGATCTGGGCTTTGAAAATCACTCCTACTTTTCAAGGTTCTTTGCTAAAGAAACCGGAATGACAGCCCTTGAATTTCGTAAGAGTTTCAGAAACTCTAATCCGGTGCTCTCGTAA
- a CDS encoding amidohydrolase family protein, with protein sequence MRIVTIEEHISFPEMNSFLPDDILNKKQPSGALQQMIPKLADVSGDRLQSMNESGISMQVLSVENTDVNLLDGQSAPEFASKYNDLIADKIKGHPDRFTAFAHLPMVNSIAAADELERTVKTYGFKGAMIRGVTNGEFLDAPKFAPIFERAEQLGVPVYIHPGIPPKPVIDAYYSNIGDQTGPFDAIACWGWGWHSETAIHVLRLLVAGVFDTYPNLKIIIGHMGEMLPIMWDRSNKAFQPGNGGKNQRTLIETFKQQLYMTTSGIFTQPPLQIALDTIGIDNIIFSIDYPFSTNQMGIDFLNEIKLPPEQIEKIAHRNADRLLGL encoded by the coding sequence ATGAGAATAGTAACAATAGAAGAGCATATTTCATTCCCCGAAATGAATAGTTTCCTTCCTGATGATATTTTAAATAAAAAACAACCATCCGGCGCTTTACAGCAGATGATACCAAAGCTGGCTGATGTTTCCGGCGATCGTTTACAATCTATGAATGAATCAGGTATTTCAATGCAGGTTCTATCCGTTGAAAATACGGATGTTAATTTACTGGATGGCCAATCTGCTCCGGAATTTGCATCAAAATACAATGATCTTATTGCTGATAAAATAAAAGGTCATCCGGACAGATTTACCGCATTTGCTCATCTTCCAATGGTTAATTCAATTGCTGCAGCAGATGAACTTGAACGAACAGTAAAAACATATGGTTTTAAAGGTGCAATGATCAGAGGCGTGACCAATGGTGAGTTTTTGGATGCTCCAAAATTTGCCCCTATTTTTGAAAGAGCAGAACAATTAGGAGTTCCTGTTTACATCCATCCTGGTATTCCGCCAAAACCTGTGATAGATGCTTATTACAGTAATATTGGAGATCAAACAGGCCCTTTTGATGCCATAGCCTGTTGGGGATGGGGATGGCATTCTGAAACCGCGATTCATGTTTTACGCCTTCTGGTAGCTGGGGTATTTGATACCTATCCTAATCTGAAGATCATTATCGGGCATATGGGAGAGATGTTACCTATTATGTGGGACCGCTCTAATAAAGCATTTCAGCCTGGAAATGGAGGAAAAAATCAACGTACATTAATAGAAACCTTCAAGCAGCAATTGTATATGACAACCAGTGGTATTTTTACACAACCTCCATTACAGATTGCTTTGGACACTATTGGTATAGACAATATTATTTTTTCTATCGACTATCCTTTCAGCACCAATCAGATGGGTATTGATTTTTTAAATGAAATTAAACTTCCCCCAGAACAGATTGAAAAAATTGCCCATAGAAATGCAGACCGTTTGCTTGGCCTGTAA